CAGTTGGTAAATATCCAGCTGGTGCCAGAACCATCTGATCTGTGGACTACAACTATGTTTCTGTCTGGCAGGTTAATGTTTGGGTTTAGCTGTTTGAGGTATGGGTCATTCCACTTTTTTATCTTTCCAAGGTATATGTCGCAAACTGCTTTCCCGTCAAGGTTTATTATCGTTTTGCCAAGTTCTGATACATTGTAGGTTATAACAACCGCACCTATAACGGTAGGAAACTGTAGAAGATTGTGCTTGTTTAACTCTTCCGGTGCAAGCGGTGCGTCAGAGGCTCCAAAATCTACAGTTCTGTTGATTATCTGCCTTATGCCACCGCCGGATCCTATCGATTGATAGTTCACCTTGTTTCCTGTTTCCTTCTCAAAGTAGTAAGCCCACCTGGAATAAATAGGATAAGGAAAGGTTGCTCCCGCTCCAGAGATTTCCATGGCGAGAACTGTGCCTGTTAAAACTGCTAAGGCTAATACTGCTTTTTTCATGTTTCTACCTCCTTACTTAGATTTTTCTTCTTCAAGAGCTTTTTTAATCATAGATTGTATATCTTTGTTCCTTTCATCCATATCCTTTCTTAGTTGGTCGGCTACCTTCATGGCTTCTTCTGGCGTTATCACACCCTTTTCTGTAAGAAGTTCAAGAAGTGTGTCTAAGGCTGGGTGGTTTGTGCCTGCAAAGGCGAAAATTGGCAAACTCAAAATTAGCGTTATGAAAAGTTTCTTCATGACCTTTACCTCCTTCGCATACGAAATTCTACAGATTAATTGTTAAGATTCCGTTAAGGAAGGTAGAAGATGATTTCCTCTCCCAAGCTTACCTTCAGTTTGTCTTTTGCACTATCAAGAGGTATAAAAAGCTCCATAAAGCCGAAGCTTCCACACAAGAGAGCTGGCTTTTTTACTTTCTGTTGCAAAAAATGGGATACTACGCATAGTTTTTCTCCTCTGAACTCGCCCATTGTGAAATTGCCACAAGGAACGTTTGTTACACAGTTCCCGAATCTATCAAAGTAAATTATCTTTCCTTTTACCTTTTTCCCATCAGAAAGAGGATCTTCCCACTTTAACATGTAATTGTACTCAAAAGATCTTCCTACCTCATGCAGTGGCAATCCGGTACTTAAGTAAGCACAGATAGGAGCAAAGACATCTCTTCCATGAAAAGTTTCGTTCCATCTTGGAAGTGTGTAACGCTCTATCTGATAGGCAAGTATATCCATACCTATATCTTTCAAAGCGAGATCAAAAATTCCGTTGTGAGGACCTACAAAAGTGTATTTGCCACATTTTAAAGCTAAGGGTTTTCTTGAAGATCCTACGCCGGGATCAACAACGCAAAGAAAGATAGTATCTTGTGGAAAGTATCTGTAGTGAGCTTTAAGTATCAAAGCACCTTCAAGAATATTAAAAGGTTCGATATTATGGGTTATATCAACTATCTGAAGATCAGGGTTTATAGATAGCATCACACCTTTCATAGCACCTACAAAACCATCTTTCGTGCCAAAATCTGTAAGTAAAGCTACCGTAGGTCGCACGATCAAATTTTAACCTGTGCTAAAATACTTGTATGGCGGTGAAGATAGACATAAACAGCGTGCAGAGAGATATGTTCATCGAGCATGCGGGACAACCATACAGAGTGCTTGATTACGAACATGTAAAACCCGGTAAAGGGCAGGCTTTTGTGAGGGTCAAGGCAAAAAATATGCAGACAGGTAACGTCATTGAGATCACGTACAAGTCATCGGATACCATTGAGCTTGCAGACTTTGAACAAGTCTTTGCGGAATACTCTTACAATGACGGTAGCAATTACTACTTTATAAGTCAGCAAACTTACGAGATGATACCTGTGCCTGCGGAAAACATAAAAGAGGAAATAAAGTTTTTAAAGGAAGGTATGACGGTAGTTGTGTTTCTCTATAAGGGTCAACCTATAGGCATAGAGCTTCCCAAGCATGTGGAACTCAAAGTTGTTGAAACAGATCCAGCCTTCAAAGGTGATACTGCAGCTGGCGGTTCAAAACCTGCTAAGCTGGAAACAGGTGCTGTAGTTCAGGTGCCTTTCTTTGTCAACGAGGGAGACATAATAAAAGTTGACACGAGAAAGGGTGTTTATATTGAGAGAGTCAAGTGATGGACAGAGATTTCATAAAGGAGATCATAAGTCTCGTGAAAGGAAGCGATATAAAAAGTTTGAGTATAGAAACGGAGGGATTGAGAATTCACATTGAAACTTATCAGAAGGAATACCCACAAAGGGCTGAGGTACATAGAGAGATCAAACATGTGGAAATCTTACCACCTTCCGAAGAAGCCACACAGGAAAAGCACTTGCATGTAATAAAAAGTCCCTTGGTGGGTACCTTTTACAGATCTCCCTCTCCCGGTGCGCCACCCTTTGTAGAGGTTGACGATATCGTATCACCTGGTCAAGTACTTTGTATAATAGAAGCTCTCAAGGTTATGAACGAGATAGAAAGTGATGTAAGAGGCAGGGTAGTGAAGATACTTGTTGAAAACGGAGAGACGGTAGAATACGGTCAGCCGCTTTTTCTAATAGA
The Hydrogenobacter sp. genome window above contains:
- the pstS gene encoding phosphate ABC transporter substrate-binding protein PstS, producing MKKAVLALAVLTGTVLAMEISGAGATFPYPIYSRWAYYFEKETGNKVNYQSIGSGGGIRQIINRTVDFGASDAPLAPEELNKHNLLQFPTVIGAVVITYNVSELGKTIINLDGKAVCDIYLGKIKKWNDPYLKQLNPNINLPDRNIVVVHRSDGSGTSWIFTNWLSKVCPEWKERVGFGTSVKWPSGVGGKGNEGVTNYVKRSQGGIGYVEYIYAKQNNLPMAKIKNKEGVFV
- a CDS encoding SAM-dependent chlorinase/fluorinase: MRPTVALLTDFGTKDGFVGAMKGVMLSINPDLQIVDITHNIEPFNILEGALILKAHYRYFPQDTIFLCVVDPGVGSSRKPLALKCGKYTFVGPHNGIFDLALKDIGMDILAYQIERYTLPRWNETFHGRDVFAPICAYLSTGLPLHEVGRSFEYNYMLKWEDPLSDGKKVKGKIIYFDRFGNCVTNVPCGNFTMGEFRGEKLCVVSHFLQQKVKKPALLCGSFGFMELFIPLDSAKDKLKVSLGEEIIFYLP
- the efp gene encoding elongation factor P; this encodes MAVKIDINSVQRDMFIEHAGQPYRVLDYEHVKPGKGQAFVRVKAKNMQTGNVIEITYKSSDTIELADFEQVFAEYSYNDGSNYYFISQQTYEMIPVPAENIKEEIKFLKEGMTVVVFLYKGQPIGIELPKHVELKVVETDPAFKGDTAAGGSKPAKLETGAVVQVPFFVNEGDIIKVDTRKGVYIERVK
- the accB gene encoding acetyl-CoA carboxylase biotin carboxyl carrier protein, producing the protein MDRDFIKEIISLVKGSDIKSLSIETEGLRIHIETYQKEYPQRAEVHREIKHVEILPPSEEATQEKHLHVIKSPLVGTFYRSPSPGAPPFVEVDDIVSPGQVLCIIEALKVMNEIESDVRGRVVKILVENGETVEYGQPLFLIDTSV